GCAGCATTTTTGTTCATAGGGTGCTTTCTTGGTGTTTTTCGTCTCAATTGACCAATTTCACATCACGTTACTACTTCTGATTGCTTGACTTTATGAACAGAGCAATGCAGTTGGTGTGACTTCTCTAATTGGAGGGTCCTCTGATAATACGGGTTCTGGTATTGCACGTCGATTAGGTAATTGCTGTTAGACCGATATGCTTCTGCATAATCCGCTTCTTGGCtgacacatttcttaatttcagTTCTCAAGACTGGGCTTAATGTTGTTCTTGCTTGTAATTTACCAAAAAATAACCCCATGCTTGAGGTTAGATCTCCCTATTGTTTCTCTTTCTGGTTTACGTATTTCTTTAGTCTTTACTAAGTACAATGGCAAAGTTCTTTTTATCTCAATGCCATATTtctttgtatattttttttgttctgTATTTAACTTGCTTTCTTGGGGTTCAGGCAAGTGCTGAGAAAAAGCTGCTGCAAAAGCTTGTTAGTCTAGGATATACAAAGCCGCAAATCTGAACAAGTATATTCATTAAAATACTTTCGCCTTACATTTACCTTGGTTTCCCTTTAATGGGTTAGTATTTGGAAGAAATATCCAATGTAGTGTTGCCAGTATTACTTTTTTGTAGAGATTTTTATTCTAAATGGTCCATCGTATTGAATTGTTTCATTATCAATATCCAGAGATGAACAATATGCATGACatatgaaattgcattatacaATGCTTTGCATATAACTTGCACGCTCATAAAGCATTAGCCACCCCATGGACTTTGACTTCTGCTTCTACTAGGCATATGTTTTTGACGACCAAACCAGCAGTCGGTTGATACAAATAGCCTTGCGAGATAAATCTTGGCCATCCGCTAGTTGAATTTGATGCAGTGAACCAGTAATTAGCTGCAGGAAAAAAGTATCAATGCTTGGGCCTCTTGTAGAATCATAGGTCTTGTTCATCTCATGCATCAGAGTGTATTAGGTGAAGAGAGAATATCTTACATGTTCCAAAGTAGTGCTTGCGATTAAGTTGGTCTAGTATGCGTAGTGTAAATTCTGCATATATCTTGGATGCTGGAGGCAAGTTTGCTGGTTCTGCTAAAGTCAAATAAAGAGATACATAGCTGCCAATACCACTGCCCTTTCCATTAGGATAGAGTTGTATCTTCCTGGAACAGTCCCACAGAGAACATATATATCTTCCTTATTAAATGTGGAAGTTTGATGATGGATGCAAAGAAATGAGAAATTATACCATTTATGGTCACCAGCATTGAATGGTTTAGAGTACACGCATTCTTCAGTTAAGCTAGAAGATAAGTCGACTCTCCAGGTATGCGTATAGGCTATTGCGTCCTTGATCATTGATAAACACTCCCCTTTTCCAGCTATTTTTTCTTGGCACACGTAGACCTCTGCCCCAAACACGCATGTGTCGTCGACCAGATATCCATTGACAGCATCCTTGAAGGCATCAAGAGGTATGAACTTATCAAATCCCCATGCTAGCTTCATCCTGTGAAACCGTCTCCCATTTTCCGCTGTGTCTAATAGAAGATCACAAGATTGTTATTATGTAATTGATAGTGGTATTCTACTTTGATATCTTACCTTGAAGTGTTAAGTAGGAGTCATTGTTCTGATCAAGCAGAAACAGACGGAAAAGTGCTCGAATCTCCCAAGCTGGGCCGTGTGAGTTTGGCTCGACAATGACCAAGTATAGGGAGATGTGGTCGCTAATGCCTTTGTTTTTGTTACCATTAGGGTGAAGAACCAGTTTCCTGCACGCAGAGGAAACGTATATAGATGTTTCATTTGAAATTATAATTAGGTGAGAGTGTACCATATGCAGCCGCCAGCTTGGAATTCATTGGAGGTGTAGCTCTCTAGCTTCTTGTTAACAAGTTGTGAGAATAGTTGAAGTTTGAATATGTAGTGAGTTGGAGGTGTATCTGAAATTGATCTCGTGACCCCTATTGGAAATGAAGAGTAGTTGttagagtaaaacaagaatgaTAAGTGTACCTTAATAAGATATTCAAGTCGAAATTAAGAGGAACCTTCTTGTCCAGGGAATGATAATTCTCCCATCAGGTGAAGATcaagtggagagagagagagagagatgttggtgagagagagaaagacagaGAGATGTTGGTGAGGTTGATGAGGTTCTTAAGGATATGATGAGAAACAAAAGGTGGTAGAAAAGCTATCCTTTGCTTGATTTGGGTCTTCTCTTGTTGTCCCAATCATGAAACAAGGTATAGCCCTTTGCCATGGCAATCTTCTATTCCTCAactctctcctcttcaattaTGTTTATGTATACGGAATGTATAGACAAGAATCTTTTACAAGGTGATGATGAATTGAATATCATAAATTTGCTTCCTTGCTTTGAATTTGACAAGACATAATTCAAATACAAATTTGAAAAATGTTGAAGAAGCCAGTTTAAGTGAAATATTTCTAACAAACACTACATTTTCCAATGAGTAAATCATCTGCACATATTGACTAAATATCACACTTCTTCAATGTATATATAAGAGAATAACTTAAGGTTTAGGTATTATTAATTACCACAACTTTAATCCCTAAAAAGTTGGAAAGATTTAAGTTATAAAGACACATACGTCGAtcgctattattattataataataaaatcatcatcaattcaCCTTTATAACAACTTACATTTAGACAAGAAGCATCAACAATCATACATCATCATCATATCTATCAAAcatcaactctctctctctctattgaGATCCGTACTTCAACAGCTCCCACCTGAAGGGATGGAACGAACAAAATACCTCTGGAGAGCTCTTGAAGAGCAACGCTGTGCAGACGCACACTGCAGCTATGGCGACCAGTGAAACCATTGCCGGTCTGTATATATTGACGGACCCTCTACGCCTAGCATATACGAGTTTCTGCTCGCATTGCCTGCACTGCTTCTCACTCTCAAAAGGCGCGTATTTCACCACCTTCTGCTTCTTGTCTAGTACCCCAGGGATGTCAACCACCACGTGCCCTTTTCCCGGTTTCTTGTTGAGCTTCCTCTGCACTAGATGGATGTACGAGTAATGACCACGGAGGCATGCATAGTCATGGGGTGTCAACCCACTACTGTCACGAGCACTTTTCCATGCTTCAATCCCCACCTGCACAATCACTCATATGTATTGTCAACCTAATCTATCATCCCCTAAACAAATGTAATTCTGAGATTAAACGAGCATACCGATCCAGGATCCTCTGTCAATGCATCCACAACATTCTCACAGCTGTCTAAACTGGCTGCTATATGAAGAGGAGTCAATCCACCAGGCCCCATGGCATCAGGCCTGAACAAGTAGCCATCCTCGTCGACTAGCTTATGCTCTCCTGTCTTGTCCAGATGATAACTTAATAGAAATGCCACCATGGTTACGCAATTTCTCCTAACAGCTCGGTGAACGAGGCCAATATCCAACAAAGCTTGTATATTGGACTTTTCTTGTCCCAAGTCCACAATACCATCAAATACAGCACTTAATAGCTTTTTCACTACAGCGCACCAGTCATGATCGATGGAGAACTCGATGAGCCACCTGAGACGTTCGAAAGGGAATGGATCCACATCACCTAACCTAACTTTCAAGTGGCTTCTGTGGAGCAGCCAACCCATTTCGTGTATGAAGTCCAAAGCTTTATTCTTAATTTCTAGTGCATTACTATCTGGGTTAGCTGCATCAGCAAGCTCGATTAAGCTTTCTAGAGTGCAAATTTCAGAGCAGACGTCCTTCTCTGCAACAATGAATGGAAAGAAGCTGCTGCTGAGACCATAGTCCTCGACCTAATCCAATAATCcaataatcatataaaatcagTGGTTAAAGAGTGAGGCAAACAATGAGATACACTTTAGCAGGATATGGGCAATGATAAAATGGCATCACCTCAATGAATCCCCTTCCAATAACATCTGGTACAGCGCAAGAAAAGCTAAAGGACTGAATCTCATCATGTTCAATCGAAGAATCTGCTCCTCCCCTCATATCAGCACAATTTTCCTGAATTAGAAATTTCCCTTCTAGAGTGCATAGTAACCTGATGCAAATTAGATTCATTACCAAGAAAACAAAGGGAGAACCATATCCAATACCAAGAAACAGACAAATGTCAAACTAGGATACCTTGCTGTGGAATGAGAGAAATTGTATCCTTTGACTACAAACTGAACACCCTCTGACACGGTAACAGCAATTGGCTTGATACTCGATATTCTGCAACTTTGATGGTTTTTCACAGGGAGGGGCGTGTCTAACACAACCTGGCCTGAAGCATATAAAAATTTGTCAGCATTACCATCCAAAAAGCGATTGTTTAGGAACAATAGTTGCAAATAAAACGTAGAATCAATAATCTGAATATACCATTATACATAAATGTGACACGATGTTGTACTCTAGCATATATCCATCCTGTCCTCCAAAATGGATCAGTGGATGAATCAAGAAGCCTTCTCAAACTGGATGTGAGATCACAGTAAAGCTGTAAACGACAATAGTGTTAGCAATTACACGCCATTCTTTTAGAACTTAAGAGATGACATGTTGGTCTAGTGTCAATACTGATTTATCTAAAGAAACTAAGACTGTGATGATCTCACGACTGAGGAAGCGAAACCAATACTTCTACTTATGACCATCAACATAAGCAAACTACAACTGAATATGTTGCTTCCTAGTGAATGAGCTGAATCAAACTTACCCTGTCCCAGGATGATTTCTCCATGCGCAAATATATTGTCAGTATAATGCAACCAGGTCGGATGTAGCTTTCCATATCAGTTGGACTACTTGAAAGCCAATCAAGAATCTGAAACCAAGTAGGACCAAGTAAAACCTTCAAAGACGAAATGAAAAGCAAATTTGAAAACATTTTAACCTTAGACGCAGTAAATGCACCTGTTTTCGCAGGACAAGAGGGAAATCATTTGGATCCTTCCCAAACAGCTTAAAGACAATCCGATCTGTGCGACTCTGCAAACC
The genomic region above belongs to Salvia miltiorrhiza cultivar Shanhuang (shh) chromosome 5, IMPLAD_Smil_shh, whole genome shotgun sequence and contains:
- the LOC131024703 gene encoding squamosa promoter-binding-like protein 1, coding for METKFGGKLHNFYGPVVSEVGKKSTEWDLNDWKWDGDLFMASPLNPAPTDCTSRQPFNNDEMMIQNEREKRRRVVEVENEEAGGSLNLKLGHQEYPLDESEGKSGKKTKVSGIPSSRAVCQVEDCKADLSTAKDYHRRHKVCDVHSKATSALVANVVQRFCQQCSRFHVLQEFDEGKRSCRRRLAGHNRRRRKTHPENVLNAANQNDERGSNYLLISLLRILSNLQFNSSDQTKDQDLLSHLLKNLASVASTTNERNHTEILPVSQDMQNVGTSLGAAQKDLPTTTGLDASVLTKTRALTDKTAGGVVQNASTSVSPLVFRTNASNSVQEKTDTIRRTQVNNIDLNNEYDGSQDCLEEGLPDTCARKNLGDMSPAGPLWLYKDSQRSSPPQNSGNSGSTSSQSPSTSSGETQSRTDRIVFKLFGKDPNDFPLVLRKQILDWLSSSPTDMESYIRPGCIILTIYLRMEKSSWDRLYCDLTSSLRRLLDSSTDPFWRTGWIYARVQHRVTFMYNGQVVLDTPLPVKNHQSCRISSIKPIAVTVSEGVQFVVKGYNFSHSTARLLCTLEGKFLIQENCADMRGGADSSIEHDEIQSFSFSCAVPDVIGRGFIEVEDYGLSSSFFPFIVAEKDVCSEICTLESLIELADAANPDSNALEIKNKALDFIHEMGWLLHRSHLKVRLGDVDPFPFERLRWLIEFSIDHDWCAVVKKLLSAVFDGIVDLGQEKSNIQALLDIGLVHRAVRRNCVTMVAFLLSYHLDKTGEHKLVDEDGYLFRPDAMGPGGLTPLHIAASLDSCENVVDALTEDPGSVGIEAWKSARDSSGLTPHDYACLRGHYSYIHLVQRKLNKKPGKGHVVVDIPGVLDKKQKVVKYAPFESEKQCRQCEQKLVYARRRGSVNIYRPAMVSLVAIAAVCVCTALLFKSSPEVFCSFHPFRWELLKYGSQ
- the LOC131024709 gene encoding uncharacterized protein LOC131024709, whose amino-acid sequence is MEGTQSENSGCQCDGDDDGVQLTFFSEESDGDVLLHFQIIRLQKQIYVWIGCNSASFGHLYAALPTRPSNAVGVTSLIGGSSDNTGSGIARRLVLKTGLNVVLACNLPKNNPMLEASAEKKLLQKLVSLGYTKPQI
- the LOC131024705 gene encoding MATH domain and coiled-coil domain-containing protein At2g42460, whose translation is MGELSFPGQEGVTRSISDTPPTHYIFKLQLFSQLVNKKLESYTSNEFQAGGCIWKLVLHPNGNKNKGISDHISLYLVIVEPNSHGPAWEIRALFRLFLLDQNNDSYLTLQDTAENGRRFHRMKLAWGFDKFIPLDAFKDAVNGYLVDDTCVFGAEVYVCQEKIAGKGECLSMIKDAIAYTHTWRVDLSSSLTEECVYSKPFNAGDHKWKIQLYPNGKGSGIGSYVSLYLTLAEPANLPPASKIYAEFTLRILDQLNRKHYFGTSNYWFTASNSTSGWPRFISQGYLYQPTAGLVVKNICLVEAEVKVHGVANAL